Genomic window (Sulfolobales archaeon):
CCGGCCCAATTGAGAGATAGTGTCACAGGATATATATTTTTCCTAGAGAAGAAGGTGAGAAGCTCACCACCTAGGAAACATCTCATCACTCTACTTTGCTACAAAGAGCTACATCAACAGAAGTGCTCTAGCAGAGAGCCGGAGCAGGATATGGAATTCCAAGATATAACTTCATACCACCCGTAGCAGAGAGCGCGTGGTTGAGCGAAAAAGCTAATGGAACCAATACCATGTATGATCCTAATAAAGCGAACGAAATACTAGACTCGCTAGGGTTTAAGAAGGGTGGTGATGGGATTAGGGTGACTCCTAATGGAACCAGACTCTCCTTCGAGCTTGATGTACCTTCTATAAGCGACTGGCTTACGGCGGCTCAGCTTATTGCATCAGATCTTCAGAAGATAGGTATTGAGGTTAATATAAGACTTGTAGCTCTCTCGACATATGTTGATATAAGAAATAGAGGTGCCTTCACGCTATTCTTCGGATCAAGAATATACAGTCTAATGATAGTTTTCGACCCCGCAGCATACCTATTCTATCCTGTCTTCCACACGAAATCCACAGCACCTATAGGTCAGCCGACGCCTGGGAGTAACTGGGCTAGGGTTTCTGACCCTAATCTAGATAATCTCATAGATCAAGCCATGCAAACAGATGATCCAGTGATCTATAAGAGGGCTATAGATGAGATCCAAGAATATTTGCATGAGACAATGCCTATAATACCTCTCTACAGCATATACGATATCAAAGTCTATAGAGCAGATAGAATAGAAGGAATACAAACAGGACTTCAAACAGTAGACACACTACTATCTATTAGAGTGATATCAGCCGAGACACAG
Coding sequences:
- a CDS encoding ABC transporter substrate-binding protein; the encoded protein is MPRYNFIPPVAESAWLSEKANGTNTMYDPNKANEILDSLGFKKGGDGIRVTPNGTRLSFELDVPSISDWLTAAQLIASDLQKIGIEVNIRLVALSTYVDIRNRGAFTLFFGSRIYSLMIVFDPAAYLFYPVFHTKSTAPIGQPTPGSNWARVSDPNLDNLIDQAMQTDDPVIYKRAIDEIQEYLHETMPIIPLYSIYDIKVYRADRIEGIQTGLQTVDTLLSIRVISAETQTPQTTQTQTATQTVTATEVATQVQTQIVTVPQQAPQQGLGTDFIILIVIVVLVIVLGLLALLRMKR